A stretch of the Zeugodacus cucurbitae isolate PBARC_wt_2022May chromosome 6, idZeuCucr1.2, whole genome shotgun sequence genome encodes the following:
- the LOC105215210 gene encoding general odorant-binding protein 56a, whose translation MDSKLIVFTALVLAAMVELPTFPGVEARSASIKMSFDMSVSEDQHRINPEMVRLCALETDLSMDELRKFNENDFSNATKNTQCFTHCLYEHMGVVRNGVFVERDLISLLGDVTDPKRMLERECLGQYSDNKCERAFLIHQCYRAGQRMMMPSNHQLEPVDQINEEDNAEEESTANLSKSDMAMTPAHRMAPNSERQLMIKKNLTKRLPKKQTINQGLEEE comes from the exons ATGGACAGCAAATTAATTGTATTCACTGCCTTGGTATTGGCTGCCATGGTGGAACTGCCAACCTTTCCAGGTGTAGAA GCACGATCCGCTTCGATCAAAATGAGTTTCGACATGAGCGTGTCCGAGGATCAACATCGCATCAATCCGGAAATGGTGCGGTTGTGTGCTTTGGAGACTGATCTGTCGATGGACGAGCTGCGTAAGTTCAATGAAAACGACTTCAGCAATGCCACGAAGAACACACAATGTTTCACCCATTGTCTTTACGAGCATATGGGAGTGGTGCGTAACGGAGTTTTTGTCGAACGTGACCTCATTAGTTTGCTGGGCGATGTTACCGATCCCAAGCGCATGTTGGAACGAGAGTGCTTAGGCCAGTATAGCGACAATAAGTGCGAAAGAGCTTTCCTCATTCATCAATGCTATCGTGCTGGGCAACGGATGATGATGCCGTCGAATCACCAACTTGAGCCAGTGGATCAAATAAATGAGGAAGACAACGCGGAGGAAGAGTCAACTGCAAACTTGTCCAAATCAGATATGGCAATGACACCAGCGCACCGAATGGCACCAAATTCTGAGCGACAGCtcatgataaaaaaaaatcttacgaAACGCTTACCTAAAAAGCAAACTATTAACCAAGGTTTGGAAGAGGAGTAA